Proteins encoded within one genomic window of Festucalex cinctus isolate MCC-2025b chromosome 18, RoL_Fcin_1.0, whole genome shotgun sequence:
- the c18h5orf15 gene encoding keratinocyte-associated transmembrane protein 2 translates to MATKGRSRKSFSLYIVYLQLLLLGGVLSAPTNVTVNDAIPEEAKKDLPQSPPQTTVSKSSTQADTKASTPQEKALPSTPPKILVNALAPGMKPIQPDVPQNNPVPPDDVPKVNDSKETTQDESKPAVAIETMQDESKTAVVIGSSDAKLTLDETKAITNATEPPPLSQTPGAAANAHKTAEPTKAATEEETTVFDVKPTEAQTANPLQEFESDQLQPIGKESTAHLDPDYDGGEDDDQDDTYADGLYHLEANEDDGKDRDQTVIRLKAPDVKEDVNDKMPGGVYNVDDEDSHFFFHLVVLAFLVAIIYITYHNKRKILLLVQSRRWKEGLCSRNTVEYHRLDQNVNEAMPSLKMTRDYIF, encoded by the exons ATGGCGACGAAGGGAAGGAGCAGGAAGAGTTTCTCTCTCTACATTGTCTACCTCCAGCTTCTGCTACTTGGCGGCGTCTTGTCAGCTCCGACGAATGTAACTGTAAATG ATGCGATCCCCGAAGAAGCCAAAAAAGACTTGCCACAAAGTCCTCCTCagaccacagttagcaaaagcTCCACTCAGGCGGACACAAAAGCATCAACGCCGCAAGAAAAAGCCCTGCCGTCGACTCCTCCCAAGATTCTCGTCAATGCGCTTGCCCCCGGGATGAAGCCCATCCAACCCGACGTCCCCCAGAACAACCCCGTCCCACCCGACGACGTCCCCAAAGTCAACGACTCGAAAGAGACGACGCAAGATGAGAGCAAACCTGCGGTGGCCATCGAGACGATGCAAGATGAGAGCAAAACCGCGGTGGTCATCGGTTCCTCCGACGCCAAGTTAACACTTGACGAGACAAAAGCTATCACGAATGCCACGGAGCCACCGCCCTTGTCTCAAACTCCAGGAGCCGCCGCTAACGCCCACAAAACGGCGGAACCCACCAAAGCCGCCACGGAGGAGGAGACCACCGTCTTTGACGTAAAACCCACCGAGGCGCAGACGGCAAACCCCCTGCAGGAATTTGAGTCGGACCAGCTGCAGCCCATTGGGAAAGAATCGACGGCTCACCTGGACCCGGACTATGATGGCGGCGAGGACGACGATCAGGACGACACGTACGCCGACGGCTTGTATCACCTGGAGGCCAACGAGGACGACGGCAAGGACCGGGACCAGACGGTGATTCGGTTGAAGGCGCCCGACGTCAAGGAAGACGTCAACGATAAGATGCCCGGTGGCGTCTACAACGTGGACGACGAGGACTCGCACTTCTTCTTCCACCTGGTCGTCCTGGCTTTCCTGGTGGCCATCATCTACATCACCTACCACAACAAGAGGAAG ATCCTCCTGCTGGTTCAGAGCCGCCGCTGGAAGGAGGGTCTGTGTTCTCGCAACACGGTCGAGTACCACCGGCTGGACCAGAACGTCAACGAGGCCATGCCGTCCCTCAAGATGACGCGCGACTACATCTTTTGA
- the vdac1 gene encoding non-selective voltage-gated ion channel VDAC1 gives MAVPPTYADLGKSARDVFTKGYGFGLIKLDLKTKSENGLEFTSTGSANTETSKVAGSLETKYKWAEHGLTFTEKWNTDNTLGTEITIEDQLAKGLKLTFDSSFSPNTGKKGGKLKTGYKCDHINLGCDINYDINGTAVHGAGVVGFEGWLAGYQVTFEAGRNRITQSNFAVGYKTDEFQLHTNVNDGTEFGGSIYQKVNEQLETAVNLAWTAGNSNTRFGIAAKYQIDPDASFSAKVNNSSLIGLGYTQTLKPGIKLTLSALLDGKNINAGGHKLGLGLEFQA, from the exons ATGGCCGTACCTCCAACCTACGCCGACCTAGGAAAGTCCGCCCGGGATGTTTTCACCAAGGGATACG GCTTTGGGCTGATCAAGCTTGACTTAAAAACAAAGTCTGAGAATGGGCTG GAATTCACCAGTACGGGCTCGGCCAACACCGAGACCAGCAAGGTGGCCGGCTCCCTGGAGACCAAGTACAAGTGGGCCGAGCACGGGCTGACCTTCACGGAGAAGTGGAACACCGACAACACGCTGGGCACTGAAATCACCATCGAGGACCAG ttggcTAAGGGTCTGAAGCTGACGTTTGACTCCTCCTTCTCACCAAACACCGG CAAAAAGGGCGGCAAGCTCAAGACCGGCTACAAGTGTGACCACATCAACCTGGGCTGCGACATCAACTACGACATCAATGGCACGGCCGTGCACGGCGCCGGCGTGGTGGGCTTCGAGGGCTGGCTGGCCGGCTACCAGGTGACATTCGAGGCGGGTCGTAACCGGATCACCCAGAGCAACTTCGCCGTTGGCTACAAGACGGACGAGTTCCAGCTGCATACCAACGT AAATGACGGCACGGAGTTTGGAGGCTCCATCTACCAGAAGGTGAACGAGCAGCTGGAGACGGCAGTCAATTTGGCCTGGACCGCCGGCAACAGCAACACCCGCTTTGGCATCGCCGCCAAGTACCAGATTGATCCAGATGCGTCCTTCTCC GCCAAGGTGAACAACTCCAGCCTCATAGGCCTGGGATACACGCAGACTCTCAAGCCAG GCATCAAGCTGACGCTGTCTGCCCTCCTCGACGGCAAGAACATCAACGCCGGCGGCCACAAGCTGGGTCTCGGCCTGGAGTTTCAGGCGTAG